One Erythrobacter sp. SDW2 genomic region harbors:
- a CDS encoding efflux RND transporter periplasmic adaptor subunit codes for MIFTQTLPRVQHHWRRPCEGLARWRLPTAAKRGPERFRRCLKVSGQMSIRRSARIRLCHSATYLKCRIAYSVLVLHDVVGTCLAEHLAGTPVRETVHLAWRRLSSMRNLLLIAAAMLTAACSGEAEQRPDRSVTVVAEPVNYLPDETVVEAIGTARAARSAQIYPEVSGQVVAVRFRQGGFVKAGQVLVELDSRRERLALRLAEVRVREAEQLLARYRRIEDTGALSESQIEAGETALAAARIERDQAAVALAERTIRAPFAGNVGLAEVDVGDRVTPETLIAQLDQRARLFVDFNAPEAVFRRLRPGETVEVVAFSDPGQAISGRIEAIDSSVEQEQRSFRARTVIDNTGDRLRPGMSFSVRFVDSGVSRPAVPEAAVVWGGEGSSVFAVRDGKAVRVPVTITSRREGLALLDADLGAEALVIVEGVQKVREGQTVKLVRPPAPREAKVKVSGAQ; via the coding sequence TTGATCTTTACGCAGACCTTGCCGAGGGTCCAGCATCACTGGCGAAGGCCCTGCGAGGGGCTGGCCCGTTGGCGCCTGCCAACGGCAGCGAAGCGGGGACCGGAACGGTTTCGCCGTTGCCTCAAAGTTTCGGGGCAGATGTCGATCCGGCGGTCTGCCAGGATCCGCTTATGTCATTCTGCAACTTACCTGAAATGCCGTATCGCCTATTCTGTCCTGGTGTTGCATGATGTAGTCGGGACGTGTCTTGCGGAACATCTCGCTGGAACTCCCGTTCGCGAAACTGTTCACCTGGCCTGGCGAAGATTATCCTCCATGCGCAATTTGCTTCTGATCGCGGCTGCGATGCTGACAGCCGCCTGCTCCGGAGAAGCGGAGCAGCGCCCAGATCGCAGCGTCACCGTGGTGGCTGAACCTGTAAACTACCTGCCCGATGAAACTGTAGTCGAAGCAATCGGTACGGCGCGTGCAGCACGCTCAGCACAGATTTACCCTGAGGTCTCGGGGCAAGTCGTGGCCGTCCGCTTCCGCCAGGGCGGTTTCGTGAAGGCCGGTCAAGTGCTTGTGGAGCTCGATTCCCGGCGCGAACGGCTAGCGTTGCGGCTTGCAGAAGTGCGCGTCCGCGAGGCTGAGCAACTGCTCGCCCGTTACCGCCGGATCGAGGATACCGGCGCACTTTCGGAAAGCCAGATCGAAGCAGGCGAAACTGCGCTGGCCGCCGCCCGGATCGAACGTGACCAAGCGGCAGTCGCCCTTGCGGAAAGGACCATTCGCGCGCCCTTTGCCGGGAATGTCGGCCTGGCCGAGGTGGATGTCGGCGATCGCGTGACTCCGGAAACCTTGATCGCCCAACTTGACCAGCGTGCACGCCTCTTCGTCGACTTCAACGCGCCCGAAGCCGTCTTCCGCCGCCTCCGCCCGGGAGAAACCGTTGAAGTCGTCGCGTTCTCCGACCCCGGACAAGCGATATCGGGCCGGATCGAAGCGATCGACAGTTCGGTCGAACAGGAACAGCGGAGCTTTCGGGCACGGACAGTAATCGACAACACAGGCGACCGCCTCCGGCCGGGCATGAGCTTCAGCGTGCGCTTCGTCGATAGCGGCGTGAGCCGGCCCGCGGTTCCCGAAGCCGCAGTAGTTTGGGGCGGTGAAGGTTCTTCGGTTTTCGCAGTTCGCGATGGCAAGGCCGTGAGAGTGCCGGTCACGATTACTTCTCGGCGCGAAGGGCTGGCCCTGCTCGACGCAGACCTCGGCGCGGAAGCGCTCGTGATCGTAGAAGGTGTCCAGAAAGTGCGCGAAGGGCAGACGGTGAAACTGGTCCGTCCGCCAGCGCCACGCGAGGCCAAGGTCAAGGTTTCCGGCGCGCAATGA